From Nicotiana tabacum cultivar K326 chromosome 22, ASM71507v2, whole genome shotgun sequence, one genomic window encodes:
- the LOC107763150 gene encoding uncharacterized protein LOC107763150 has product MVSLETTTRSIEPKPSPRISFSADFLDEKNFISISPNSQAEKTCEKEINAAEFEFLSSNFTSGNMTTADELIFDGKLLPYWQMHHAEKLNKISLKTEEIMTETEVKSKEEMNRPAIWFIDEDPSPRPPTCNVLWKELLRLKKQKQRPSSLSPSSSSSSSSNSNSEISTTDESKEKHVNKIKKRLERSRSATTSVRPLINVPICTQAKNNALPPLFSLKKGRVER; this is encoded by the coding sequence ATGGTGTCCTTAGAAACTACCACTAGATCTATTGAGCCGAAACCGAGTCCCCGTATTTCGTTCTCTGCAGACTTTCTTGATGAGAAAAACTTCATATCTATAAGTCCAAATTCTCAAGCAGAGAAAACATGCGAAAAGGAGATTAATGCAGCTGAATTTGAGTTCCTATCCAGCAATTTTACAAGCGGAAACATGACTACAGCGGATGAGCTAATATTTGATGGTAAGCTACTTCCCTATTGGCAAATGCACCATGCTGAAAAACTCAACAAGATTAGTCTCAAAACAGAAGAAATAATGACTGAAACAGAGGTGAAAAGTAAAGAAGAGATGAATAGGCCAGCAATTTGGTTTATTGATGAGGATCCATCTCCTAGGCCACCAACATGTAACGTTTTGTGGAAAGAGTTATTGAGATTGAAAAAGCAAAAGCAGAGACCTTCCTCTTTATcaccgtcttcttcttcttcatcttcttcgaacTCGAATTCTGAAATTTCTACAACAGATGAAAGCAAAGAGAAGCATGTGAACAAGATTAAGAAAAGGTTGGAGAGATCTAGATCAGCAACTACAAGTGTAAGACCTTTGATTAATGTGCCAATTTGCACACAGGCTAAAAACAATGCACTACCACCTCTTTTTTCCCTTAAGAAAGGAAGAGTAGAGAGGTGA
- the LOC107763147 gene encoding sugar transport protein 8 — MSTAQVNNSKITVYVVSCWIFAAFGGLMFGYDIGISGGVSGMDDFLIKFFPNVYERKLHAKENNYCKYDDQLLQLFTSSLYLSALVSSFFASKACQLLGRRPTIFMASVFFIAGAVISAASEHRWMLIVGRILFGVGVGFGNETVPLFLTEVAPIQLRGAVNILFQLFVTIGIFIANLVNYATSTMHPNGWRVSLGLAAVPALLLLIGCFVITDTPASLIERGKEDQGKAALKKIRGVEDVEVEYKEIVAACEQAKQVKHPFRNLVKAASVPPLVIAIFLQIFQQFTGINAIMFYAPVLFQTMGFKSDGALLSAVITGLVNVGATFVSIYAVDKLGRRKLLLQACCQMLISQLAIGGILSVNLKETGTLDRTLAAIVVVLVCTYVMSFAWSWGPLGWLIPSETFPMETRTAGFAFAVSTNMLFTSLIAQAFLTMLCKMQAYIFFFFSAWIVVMGLFVIFLLPETKGVPIDSMVEDVWKKHPVWKKLFKNE, encoded by the exons atgtcgACAGCTCAGGTAAACAACTCCAAGATCACAGTCTATGTGGTATCATGTTGGATCTTTGCTGCCTTTGGAGGGCTTATGTTCGGTTACGATATTGGTATTTCAG GAGGAGTATCTGGTATGGATGATTTCTTGATAAAATTCTTCCCAAATGTATATGAAAGAAAGCTACATGCAAAGGAGAACAATTACTGTAAATATGACGATCAACTTCTCCAGCTATTCACCTCATCCTTGTACCTATCAGCTTTGGTTTCTAGCTTTTTCGCTTCAAAAGCCTGTCAATTGTTAGGTCGTAGACCCACCATTTTCATGGCCTCTGTTTTTTTCATTGCCGGCGCCGTCATTAGTGCTGCCTCTGAACACAGATGGATGCTCATTGTTGGTCGTATTTTGTTTGGCGTTGGTGTTGGCTTCGGAAATGAG ACTGTTCCTTTATTTTTAACAGAAGTAGCACCAATCCAACTTAGAGGAGCTGTGAATATTCTCTTCCAACTGTTCGTAACAATAGGAATATTCATCGCGAATCTGGTTAATTATGCAACATCAACTATGCATCCAAATGGTTGGAGGGTGTCACTAGGTCTTGCTGCTGTTCCAGCGTTGCTTCTTCTCATTGGTTGCTTTGTCATAACTGATACCCCAGCAAGTCTGATCGAACGTGGCAAAGAGGATCAAGGAAAAGCAGCACTAAAGAAAATCAGGGGAGTTGAAGATGTTGAAGTTGAGTACAAAGAAATAGTGGCTGCTTGTGAACAAGCCAAGCAAGTGAAACATCCATTCAGGAACCTCGTAAAAGCTGCAAGTGTTCCACCACTtgtgattgccatatttttgcAGATATTCCAGCAATTCACTGGAATTAATGCCATTATGTTCTATGCTCCTGTTCTGTTCCAGACCATGGGTTTCAAATCCGACGGTGCACTTTTGTCCGCTGTCATAACTGGGCTTGTTAATGTTGGCGCTACCTTTGTTTCCATCTATGCTGTTGACAAGCTTGGAAGGAGAAAATTGCTCCTTCAAGCTTGTTGCCAAATGTTAATTTCTCAG TTGGCAATTGGAGGTATTTTATCAGTCAATTTGAAGGAGACAGGAACATTGGACAGGACATTGGCAGCAATAGTGGTGGttcttgtgtgcacatatgtcATGTCATTTGCCTGGTCATGGGGACCTTTGGGCTGGTTGATTCCAAGTGAGACATTCCCAATGGAAACAAGAACAGCTGGTTTCGCTTTTGCAGTTAGCACAAACATGCTCTTCACCTCCTTAATTGCTCAGGCATTCTTGACCATGCTCTGCAAAATGCAGGCttacattttcttcttcttctcagcCTGGATTGTTGTGATGGGATTGTTCGTCATATTCCTTTTGCCAGAAACCAAAGGAGTCCCTATTGATTCTATGGTGGAAGATGTATGGAAGAAGCATCCTGTTTGGAAGAAACTCTTCAAGAATGAATGA